A portion of the Pedobacter cryoconitis genome contains these proteins:
- a CDS encoding GNAT family N-acetyltransferase has translation MMSISKASISDLSALLNLVNTTYRGETSTKGWTSEILLLAGEIRIDEEILTDYLTNPSISVLKFTNPANQLIGCVYLEQKEEHLYLGMLAVNPEFQDGGIGRLLLHGAEEHARQLNCNKINITVIEDRTELIAWYQRRGYVTTGRKFPFPVEYHKYGKPLKEIILIEMEKKINF, from the coding sequence ATGATGTCAATTTCAAAAGCTTCAATTTCTGATTTATCAGCGTTATTAAACTTAGTCAATACTACTTATCGTGGTGAAACCTCTACTAAAGGATGGACATCCGAAATTCTTTTATTAGCAGGGGAGATCCGTATAGATGAAGAAATACTAACGGACTACCTTACAAATCCATCCATTTCTGTTTTAAAGTTTACCAACCCTGCCAATCAGCTAATTGGTTGCGTTTACCTGGAGCAAAAAGAAGAGCATCTCTATTTAGGCATGCTTGCAGTTAATCCCGAATTTCAGGATGGGGGTATAGGAAGATTGCTTTTACATGGTGCTGAAGAACATGCCAGACAACTCAATTGCAATAAAATCAATATAACCGTGATTGAAGACAGAACAGAACTTATTGCGTGGTATCAAAGGAGGGGATATGTCACTACTGGCAGAAAATTCCCATTTCCTGTAGAATATCATAAATACGGCAAACCATTAAAAGAAATCATCCTGATTGAAATGGAAAAGAAAATCAATTTTTAG
- a CDS encoding DUF2252 domain-containing protein, translating to MSLSERIIASNKGMLAEMVQLKYQAMTESAFRFFRGTCEIFYQDLSLWKAMPKSPLSWICGDLHVENFGSYKADDGQVYFDLNDFDEALLAPVAFELVRMLTSIFLCFDFLELEDLKAMNMANVFLKNYSAVLARGKALAIEPRIAKGIICTFLMAVSKRKQSRLLDKRTEVRKRKLVLSLEDERHFELDKDLRKDLVEHLTDWINNHSRSPYNYKVRDVVFRLAGTGSVGTKRYMFLLENLLKKGKYLIVDMKQSQPSALTPYVKVSQPQWETEAERVVFAQELSQHMPCSLLSHTVFKGDAFVVKEMQPAEDKIKFRLIQDQYRDIFQVIDDMAALTASAHIRSSGRKGSAIADELIEFGRSTAWQEKLIDYAFKYAQKVKKDFKVFKTGVDSGIYANS from the coding sequence ATGAGTTTATCAGAACGAATCATCGCCTCTAATAAGGGCATGCTTGCTGAGATGGTACAGCTCAAATACCAGGCAATGACTGAAAGTGCTTTTCGTTTTTTCAGAGGAACCTGCGAGATTTTTTATCAGGACCTGTCACTTTGGAAAGCAATGCCGAAATCTCCTTTAAGCTGGATATGTGGTGACTTGCATGTAGAAAACTTTGGGAGCTATAAGGCTGACGATGGTCAGGTATATTTTGACCTGAATGACTTTGATGAAGCGTTGCTGGCTCCTGTAGCATTTGAATTGGTCAGAATGCTGACGAGTATTTTCCTTTGTTTTGATTTCTTAGAACTGGAAGACCTGAAAGCGATGAATATGGCAAATGTCTTTCTGAAAAATTACAGTGCAGTTTTAGCCCGGGGGAAAGCGCTTGCTATTGAACCCAGAATTGCAAAAGGTATCATTTGTACATTTTTGATGGCCGTCTCTAAACGGAAGCAAAGCCGCTTACTGGACAAACGTACTGAAGTCAGAAAACGGAAACTGGTACTTTCCCTGGAAGATGAAAGACATTTTGAGCTGGATAAAGACCTGAGAAAAGATTTAGTGGAACATTTGACAGACTGGATCAATAACCATAGCAGAAGTCCCTATAATTATAAAGTACGTGATGTCGTTTTTCGTCTGGCCGGCACCGGTAGTGTGGGTACAAAACGCTACATGTTCTTACTGGAAAACTTGCTAAAGAAAGGGAAATATTTGATTGTGGATATGAAGCAATCGCAGCCGAGTGCACTTACCCCCTATGTTAAAGTTTCACAGCCTCAATGGGAAACTGAAGCTGAACGTGTAGTTTTTGCACAGGAACTCTCCCAGCATATGCCTTGCTCACTGCTGAGCCATACTGTTTTTAAGGGGGACGCTTTTGTTGTTAAAGAAATGCAACCTGCTGAAGATAAGATCAAGTTCAGATTAATTCAGGATCAATACAGAGATATCTTTCAGGTTATTGATGATATGGCAGCGTTGACAGCTTCGGCACATATCAGAAGTTCAGGCAGAAAGGGTTCAGCCATTGCTGATGAACTTATTGAATTTGGTAGAAGTACAGCATGGCAGGAAAAACTCATCGACTATGCGTTTAAATATGCACAAAAGGTGAAGAAGGATTTCAAGGTATTTAAAACCGGAGTTGATTCGGGTATCTATGCCAATAGTTAA
- a CDS encoding sensor histidine kinase, producing MFLIQGQDKDKLFDRFYRVLNDDIVSGFGIGLYLCAEIIDRHQGKIGVESEFGEGSTFWFSLPVAVVSV from the coding sequence ATGTTCCTAATTCAGGGCCAGGATAAGGATAAACTGTTTGATCGTTTTTATAGGGTTCTGAACGATGATATTGTTTCAGGCTTTGGTATCGGCCTTTATTTATGTGCTGAAATTATAGACCGGCACCAGGGAAAAATCGGGGTGGAAAGCGAATTCGGAGAAGGCAGTACTTTTTGGTTTAGCTTACCGGTCGCTGTAGTTTCAGTTTAG
- a CDS encoding AraC family transcriptional regulator: MFDDFDAGIAIETMSFENLSIWDDATLKEFEVAKQSHREDRHSFFLLEKGTVHIEIDFQEYQINQSSIIYVHPDQIHRILAMENVVVSSWAMNNESLNPQYLKLLEDITPAKPLVLKEEEFSIISEAVSIAIKFSKRKTDKLYHSLLKDSCNALAAFVISQYSELAKSTDKASRFEIVTKAFREILELNYINLKRPADYAKKLHLSIPYLNECVKHATGYSVSNHIQQRIILEAKRLLYYSDQSVKEIATALGYDDYPYFSRLFTKVTGMTALAFRNKKRG; encoded by the coding sequence ATGTTTGATGATTTTGATGCAGGTATCGCCATTGAAACGATGTCTTTTGAAAATTTATCTATTTGGGACGACGCAACGCTAAAAGAGTTTGAAGTTGCAAAACAATCGCATCGGGAAGACCGCCACTCATTCTTCCTGCTTGAAAAAGGAACAGTTCACATTGAAATTGATTTTCAGGAATATCAAATTAACCAGTCCTCTATCATCTATGTTCATCCCGATCAAATACATCGTATTCTTGCCATGGAAAATGTCGTAGTGAGCAGTTGGGCAATGAATAATGAGAGCCTGAATCCACAGTACCTGAAATTATTGGAAGATATCACTCCGGCAAAACCGTTAGTATTAAAAGAAGAAGAATTTTCAATTATTTCTGAAGCGGTATCAATTGCTATCAAATTTTCTAAACGGAAAACGGACAAATTATATCATTCGTTATTGAAAGACAGTTGTAATGCATTGGCCGCATTCGTTATTTCACAATATTCAGAACTAGCTAAATCAACAGACAAAGCTTCAAGATTTGAAATTGTTACCAAAGCTTTCAGGGAAATACTGGAGCTTAATTATATCAATCTCAAACGCCCGGCAGATTATGCTAAAAAATTGCATCTTTCCATACCCTACCTGAACGAATGTGTTAAACACGCAACTGGTTATTCCGTTTCAAATCACATACAGCAGCGTATTATTTTAGAGGCAAAACGGTTGCTGTATTATTCTGATCAATCAGTAAAAGAAATTGCGACAGCATTAGGCTATGATGATTACCCCTATTTTTCAAGGTTGTTTACCAAAGTTACGGGAATGACCGCTTTAGCGTTCCGCAATAAAAAACGCGGTTAG
- a CDS encoding FAD-dependent monooxygenase, which translates to MEPSQEKKVLISGAGFAGLSTAYWMNKLGYKVTVVEIANELRKGGTPVDIRGDTVDIVKNMEIFQQIESNRLNMEVMEFKNSDDVTEGSIPMKKEGEGAADDECEIERDILLNILFNTIKYEVEFVFNNSITTISETKDAIQVAFKNGPECSFDLLFGCDGLHSTVRKIWFGEEDEYSHFLNQYFSISIVNKLLIKQNTSQMYNEPDKAIMLNAYNNKTDIVFCFYSEKEISYDYRNEQQQREIILDQFSGQSWRTPELLEEVKNTKTFYFDKLSQIKMPSWTKGRVALVGDAGYCASPAAGMGGSLAIHGAAALAAAMHKHKGNFELAFQDYNTNLRPFIEEVQGNAVRFGLEVMVPRTEEAIRKRNALEVPF; encoded by the coding sequence ATGGAACCATCACAAGAAAAAAAAGTACTCATTTCGGGTGCAGGTTTTGCCGGACTTTCAACCGCTTATTGGATGAATAAATTGGGCTACAAAGTAACTGTTGTTGAGATTGCAAATGAACTTCGAAAAGGCGGAACACCTGTGGATATTCGCGGGGACACAGTAGATATCGTTAAGAATATGGAGATTTTCCAGCAAATCGAATCCAACAGATTGAATATGGAAGTAATGGAATTTAAAAACTCCGATGATGTTACTGAAGGTTCAATACCGATGAAAAAAGAAGGTGAAGGGGCCGCGGACGATGAATGTGAAATTGAACGGGATATATTGCTGAATATTTTATTCAATACCATCAAATATGAAGTTGAATTTGTTTTCAACAATAGCATTACTACTATCAGCGAAACGAAAGATGCCATACAGGTTGCCTTTAAAAATGGCCCGGAATGCTCATTTGACTTGTTATTTGGTTGTGATGGTTTACATTCGACAGTAAGAAAAATTTGGTTTGGTGAGGAAGATGAATATTCACATTTTCTTAATCAGTATTTTTCTATCAGCATCGTAAACAAATTGCTAATTAAACAAAACACCTCACAAATGTATAATGAGCCGGATAAAGCGATTATGCTTAATGCCTATAATAATAAAACCGATATTGTTTTTTGTTTCTATTCAGAAAAAGAGATTTCTTATGATTATCGGAATGAACAGCAGCAAAGAGAGATCATTCTGGATCAATTTTCCGGACAAAGCTGGAGAACTCCGGAATTACTGGAAGAAGTAAAGAATACGAAAACTTTTTACTTTGATAAACTCAGTCAAATAAAGATGCCATCCTGGACAAAAGGCAGGGTCGCTTTGGTGGGCGATGCCGGTTATTGTGCTTCGCCTGCTGCTGGAATGGGTGGATCGCTGGCAATTCATGGAGCAGCAGCATTAGCTGCTGCTATGCACAAACACAAAGGGAATTTTGAACTGGCGTTTCAGGATTATAATACAAATTTACGTCCGTTTATTGAGGAAGTTCAAGGCAATGCCGTAAGATTTGGATTAGAAGTAATGGTTCCAAGAACC